In the genome of Pirellulales bacterium, one region contains:
- a CDS encoding PQQ-binding-like beta-propeller repeat protein, producing the protein MRCIRSQRFSAVCRTVVCLVAAAGCEQAASESPQTTASNRSYATGHDWPNWRGPEHSGISRETGWQDTWPDGGPKQLWKASVGTGFSSVSIADGRLYTLGHRGDDDTVYCLDANTGEEIWKHSYPCKLVDNLHEGGPAATPTIHEGRVYTHSKEGHLFCFDAAQGAVLWSVKLQDLLGVEMPTWGFSCSPRVLGDSLLVEAGRTCALDRNTGELRWKTDKYEPGYGSPAILRRGEKLLVVVLNNEYLLIVDAADGKEVAKQAWETSFATSATTPIVDDDTIFISTGYNAGCVMFRLAPAAGSLPEKTEAGLVLERVYQNKNMSNHMANCVLYDNYLYGIDGNSHNRRNCELVCLDAASGDVKWKHRGLGCGSLMIADDKLIVLGDDGELVIAPANSQAFQPTAKARAIEGKCWTVPVLSHGRVYCRNADGDLVCVDLRP; encoded by the coding sequence ATGCGATGTATAAGAAGTCAGCGCTTCAGCGCCGTTTGCCGCACCGTTGTTTGCCTCGTCGCTGCCGCTGGTTGCGAGCAAGCGGCCAGCGAGTCGCCTCAAACAACGGCATCGAACCGTTCATACGCCACCGGCCACGACTGGCCCAATTGGCGCGGGCCGGAACATAGCGGTATCTCGCGCGAAACGGGCTGGCAAGATACATGGCCAGACGGCGGTCCGAAGCAGCTTTGGAAAGCCAGCGTCGGCACCGGTTTTTCCTCGGTTTCGATTGCCGATGGCAGGCTCTACACGCTGGGGCATCGCGGTGACGACGACACCGTCTACTGCCTGGATGCCAACACCGGCGAGGAGATCTGGAAGCATTCCTATCCCTGCAAGCTGGTCGATAACCTGCACGAGGGCGGACCTGCCGCCACGCCCACCATTCACGAAGGCCGGGTCTACACCCATAGCAAAGAAGGGCATCTGTTTTGCTTTGACGCCGCCCAGGGAGCGGTCCTTTGGTCGGTGAAACTGCAAGACTTGCTCGGTGTCGAAATGCCGACGTGGGGCTTCTCTTGTTCGCCGCGCGTGCTGGGAGATTCGCTGCTCGTCGAAGCCGGCCGCACTTGCGCGCTAGATCGCAACACGGGGGAGCTGCGCTGGAAAACCGACAAGTACGAGCCGGGCTACGGCTCGCCGGCCATCCTGCGCCGCGGCGAGAAACTCTTGGTGGTTGTGCTCAACAATGAATACTTGCTCATCGTCGATGCCGCCGACGGCAAGGAAGTCGCCAAGCAAGCATGGGAGACCTCCTTCGCCACCAGCGCGACCACGCCAATCGTCGACGACGACACGATTTTCATCTCCACCGGCTACAATGCGGGTTGCGTGATGTTTCGGCTTGCTCCTGCCGCCGGCTCTCTACCGGAAAAAACAGAAGCAGGGCTGGTTCTGGAGCGCGTTTATCAGAACAAAAACATGAGCAACCACATGGCCAATTGCGTGCTGTACGATAACTACCTGTACGGCATCGATGGCAATAGCCACAACCGCCGGAATTGCGAACTGGTCTGCCTCGATGCCGCCAGCGGCGACGTGAAATGGAAGCACCGCGGATTGGGTTGCGGCTCACTCATGATCGCCGACGACAAATTGATCGTGCTCGGCGACGACGGAGAACTGGTCATCGCTCCGGCCAATTCCCAAGCGTTCCAGCCCACCGCCAAAGCGCGCGCGATCGAGGGCAAATGCTGGACGGTTCCGGTTCTCAGCCACGGCCGCGTCTACTGTCGCAATGCCGATGGCGACCTGGTATGCGTCGATCTGCGACCGTAA